The Solirubrobacter pauli sequence GCCGCCTCGATCCGGGCAGCCGTGCGGACGGTGCCGCCGCGGACGCCGTCCCACAGCGCGTCGAGCGAGTCGACGCGAAGGGCGTCGCGCACGACGCGCACGGCGACGTCGCGCGCCGGCGGGGCGGCGCGCTCGCCCGCACGCGGGTCCGGCTCGTCGTCGGCTCGCGCGAGCAGCGCGGCCAGCGCGTCCTTGCTCGCGTAGCGCTCGGAGTCGGGGCCGTCGGGGACACCGCCGAGCCCGGCGGCGGCCGCCGCCGGCAGCGCGAGGAACGCGACCTCGTCCTCCGGGCCCCAGGCGGCGAGGGCGACGGTGCGTGCGACGCGGCGCAGCTCGCGCACGGCCGCCTCGGCGTCCGGCGTGTGGTTGACGAGGAACGCGCCGAGCGCGACGTCGAACGCGCCGTCCGGGAACGGGAGGGCTTCGGCGTCGGCCTGGAGGAACGTGAGGCCGGGGTGGCGTCGGCGGGCCTCCGCGACCATGCCCTCGGCGAGGTCGACGCCCGTGACCTGCGCGCCGCGGTCGGCTGCGGCGGCGGCCAGCGTTCCGGGCCCACAGCCGACGTCGAGCACGCGGTCGCCCGGCCGGACGAGGTCGAGCAGCGGCGCGATCGCGAAGCCGGTCGCGCGCGACATCAGCGCGTCGTAGGTGCCGGCCCGCGCGCTCCAGCCCGAGGCCTCGAACGCCTTGAACGCCGCGCCGCGCTCCTCGCTCATCGCGCGCCGGCGAGCTCCCACGGCGCGGCGCCCGCGCGCACCGCCGCGGCGGCGGCCGGCAGGCGGCCCTCGTCGATCGCGTCGCGCAGCTCGGCCATCAGGCGCTGGAGGTAGTAAAGGTTGTGGATCGTGAGCACCCGCTGCGCCGTCTGCTCCTTGGCCTTGAGCAGGTAGTGGATGTACGCGCGGGAGTAGCCGGGCTCGCAGCTCGGGCACGGGCAGCCGTCGAGGATCGGCTCATCGGACTCCTTCCAGCGCGCCTTGGCCAGGTCGACGCGCCAGCGCTTCTCCGGGTCCGGGACCACGGCCATGCCGTGCCGGCCGATCCGGGTCGGCATCGCGCAGTCGAACGTGTCGATGCCGAGCTCGACGCCGCGCACGAGGTCGTCGACCTCGCCGATGCCGAGCAGGTGCCGCGGCTTGCCCTCCGGCAGCTCCTCGATCGTCCACTCGACGACGGTGAACATCTGGTCCTTGGTCTCGCCGAGCGTGCCGCCGATCGCGATGCCGCCGAGGTACTCGCGCGCTACGACCTCCTGCGCGGACGCGCGGCGCAGGTCCTCCTCCACGCCGCCCTGGACGATCCCGTACAGGTTCTGTCCCTCAGGTCCATGCTCGGCGTGCCAGGCGATGCAGCGGTCCAGCCAGCGGTGGGTGCGCTCCGTGGAGCGCGCGGTGTACTCGCGGTCGGCGTGGAACGGCGTGCACTCGTCGAACACGAGCGCGATGTCCGAGCGCAGCGAGGCCTGGACCTCCATCGAGGTCTCCGGGCCCATGAACCTGGTCGAGCCGTCGAGGTAGGAGCGGAACGTGACGCCCTCCTCCTCGATGCCGAGGATCGCGCCCGAGCGCTCGCCGACGAACTGGGCGGCGCGCCCCTTGATCTCGTCGGCCACGGTGCCGTGCCCCATCGAGAACACCTGGAAGCCGCCGGAGTCCGTGATGATCGGCTTGTCCCAGCGCTGGAACTCGTGCAGGCCGCCGAACGTGCGGATCAGCTCGTGGCCGGGCGTCAGGAACAGGTGGAACGTGTTCCCGAGCACCATGTCGAACCCGAGCGCCTCCGCCTCGCGCACCTCGAGCGTCTTGACGACCGCCTTGGTCGCGAGCGGCACGAACGCCGGGGTGCGCACCTCGCCGTGCGCCAGCTTCAGGGTGCCGGTGCGGGCGTACGAGCCCGGGGCACGGGTGCGAATCGAGAACACGGGGGCGGCACGTTAGCGCCGCCCCCGCGGGGTGTGACTGAAAGCTCGGGCTACGCGGCGGCCGGCTCGGCGTCCTGCGACTTCGCCTCGATCGTCTTCGGGGCGATCGAGATCTTGCGCGGCTTGCGCTGCTCGGGCTTCGGGATCCGGACCTCGAGCACGCCGCGGTCGAAGCTGGCCTCGACGGCCTCCGGGTTGATGCCCTCGGGCAGCGTCAGCGAGCGCGAGAAGGAGCCGAAGGCGCGCTCCACGCGGTGGTA is a genomic window containing:
- the tgt gene encoding tRNA guanosine(34) transglycosylase Tgt; translated protein: MFSIRTRAPGSYARTGTLKLAHGEVRTPAFVPLATKAVVKTLEVREAEALGFDMVLGNTFHLFLTPGHELIRTFGGLHEFQRWDKPIITDSGGFQVFSMGHGTVADEIKGRAAQFVGERSGAILGIEEEGVTFRSYLDGSTRFMGPETSMEVQASLRSDIALVFDECTPFHADREYTARSTERTHRWLDRCIAWHAEHGPEGQNLYGIVQGGVEEDLRRASAQEVVAREYLGGIAIGGTLGETKDQMFTVVEWTIEELPEGKPRHLLGIGEVDDLVRGVELGIDTFDCAMPTRIGRHGMAVVPDPEKRWRVDLAKARWKESDEPILDGCPCPSCEPGYSRAYIHYLLKAKEQTAQRVLTIHNLYYLQRLMAELRDAIDEGRLPAAAAAVRAGAAPWELAGAR
- a CDS encoding class I SAM-dependent methyltransferase, with protein sequence MSEERGAAFKAFEASGWSARAGTYDALMSRATGFAIAPLLDLVRPGDRVLDVGCGPGTLAAAAADRGAQVTGVDLAEGMVAEARRRHPGLTFLQADAEALPFPDGAFDVALGAFLVNHTPDAEAAVRELRRVARTVALAAWGPEDEVAFLALPAAAAAGLGGVPDGPDSERYASKDALAALLARADDEPDPRAGERAAPPARDVAVRVVRDALRVDSLDALWDGVRGGTVRTAARIEAASDEERARVRERLAELAEPHRTGDGYALPLTILVART